From Microbacterium pseudoresistens, the proteins below share one genomic window:
- the xerD gene encoding site-specific tyrosine recombinase XerD → MRLDRALDAYLRHVTIERGLADHTIAAYRRDLDVYVDWLAEQKIDDVEGITAELVARFASERAGIDPPPAASSLARMQSSVRGWHRFLAREGIVDADPSTRLRPPKLGRPLPKALTIDQVERLLAAPSADEPLGIRDRALLELLYATGARVSEAVSLDVDDLSHGELLRLRGKGSKERIVPVGSYARAAVDAYLSRVRPALAAKGRASARLFLGARGAPLSRQSAWLVIRAAAERAQLNSEISPHTLRHSFATHLLQGGADVRVVQELLGHASVATTQIYTHVSADALRDVYVTAHPRAR, encoded by the coding sequence ATGCGCCTGGACCGGGCACTGGACGCCTATCTTCGGCACGTCACGATCGAGCGCGGTCTGGCCGATCACACGATCGCCGCCTATCGTCGCGATCTCGACGTGTACGTCGACTGGCTCGCCGAGCAGAAGATCGACGACGTCGAGGGGATCACGGCCGAGCTCGTGGCCCGGTTCGCCTCCGAGCGCGCGGGAATCGATCCGCCGCCCGCCGCATCGAGCCTGGCGCGCATGCAGTCCTCAGTGCGCGGCTGGCACAGGTTCCTCGCCCGCGAGGGCATCGTCGACGCCGATCCGAGCACGCGGCTGCGCCCGCCCAAGCTCGGCCGCCCGCTGCCGAAGGCGCTCACGATCGATCAGGTCGAGCGGCTGCTGGCCGCGCCCTCGGCGGACGAGCCGCTGGGCATCCGCGACCGCGCCCTGCTCGAGCTGCTGTACGCCACGGGCGCGCGGGTGTCCGAGGCGGTGTCGCTGGATGTCGACGACCTGTCGCACGGCGAGCTGCTGCGCCTGCGCGGCAAGGGATCCAAGGAACGGATCGTGCCGGTCGGCTCATACGCGCGAGCCGCCGTCGACGCCTACCTGTCGCGGGTGCGACCGGCGCTGGCGGCGAAGGGCCGTGCCTCCGCGCGCCTGTTCCTCGGCGCCCGCGGCGCCCCGCTGTCGCGGCAGAGCGCGTGGCTCGTGATCCGTGCGGCCGCCGAGCGGGCGCAGCTGAACAGCGAGATCTCGCCGCACACGCTGCGGCACTCCTTCGCCACGCACCTGTTGCAGGGAGGGGCCGACGTGCGCGTCGTGCAGGAGCTGCTCGGGCATGCGTCGGTGGCGACGACGCAGATCTACACGCACGTCTCGGCCGACGCTCTGCGCGACGTCTACGTGACGGCGCATCCGCGCGCCCGCTGA
- a CDS encoding NUDIX domain-containing protein: protein MRTDPIVSGAELRDEPATPEVLSSDVVYRGAVWSVREDRVRYGDGELVRQYTDHTGAVAVVALDDEERVLLIQQYRHPIRQRDWELPAGLLDVAGEDPVEAARRELAEEADLVAEDWSELVSTWTTPGGNSEMIRIYLARGVSATEQVFEREAEEADIRRVWVPLTDAVTGVLEGRLRNGILSIGVLAAERRLRA from the coding sequence ATGAGGACTGACCCGATAGTCTCCGGGGCGGAGCTGCGCGACGAGCCCGCCACCCCCGAGGTGCTCTCCAGCGACGTCGTCTACCGCGGTGCGGTGTGGAGCGTCCGCGAGGACCGCGTGCGCTACGGCGACGGCGAGCTCGTGCGACAGTACACCGACCACACCGGTGCGGTGGCCGTCGTGGCGCTCGATGACGAGGAGCGCGTGCTGCTCATCCAGCAGTACCGCCACCCGATCCGTCAGCGCGACTGGGAGCTTCCGGCAGGGCTCCTCGACGTCGCGGGGGAGGACCCGGTCGAGGCGGCGCGCCGCGAGCTCGCCGAGGAGGCCGACCTCGTCGCCGAGGACTGGAGCGAGCTCGTGTCGACGTGGACGACGCCGGGCGGCAACTCCGAGATGATCCGCATCTACCTGGCTCGGGGGGTGTCTGCAACCGAGCAGGTCTTCGAGCGCGAGGCCGAGGAGGCCGATATCCGCCGGGTCTGGGTGCCGTTGACCGACGCGGTGACGGGCGTGCTCGAGGGACGCCTGCGCAACGGCATCCTGTCGATCGGCGTGCTCGCCGCCGAGCGGAGACTGCGGGCGTAG
- a CDS encoding CTP synthase — MQTSGARPANDTTKHIFVTGGVVSSLGKGLTAASLGNLLTARGLRVVMQKLDPYLNVDPGTMNPFQHGEVFVTDDGAETDLDIGHYERFLDIDLSQAANVTTGQIYSQVIAKERRGEYLGDTVQVIPHITDEIKRRMRLQADESPKPDVIITEVGGTVGDIESQPFLEAARQLRHELGRDSVFFVHVSLVPFMGASGEQKTKPTQHSVAALRQVGIQPDALVLRSDRPVSESNRNKIALMCDVDVDGVINTVDLPSIYDIPSTLNDQGLDAYIVRRLGLDGKAAGEVDWSRWQKVLQAVHNPRHEVTIGLVGKYIDLPDAYLSVTEALRAGGFAHEAAVKIRWIPSDSCETPEGAEKALADLDGICVPGGFGIRGIEGKLGALRFAREQGIPTLGLCLGLQCMVIEYARNVAGIAGASSSEFDPDTAEPVIATMAEQVDILEGGDLGGTMRLGLYKAALGEGTLAREVYGSAEASERHRHRYEVNNAYRDRLAEAGLVFSGLNPELDLVEYVELPTDVHPYYIATQAHPELRSRPTDPHPLFRGLVGAAIERHRASELFDVDDED, encoded by the coding sequence ATGCAGACTTCAGGCGCGCGGCCCGCGAACGACACGACCAAGCACATCTTCGTGACTGGTGGTGTCGTTTCTTCGTTGGGCAAAGGACTCACCGCCGCGAGCCTCGGCAACCTCCTCACCGCCCGCGGTCTGCGTGTGGTGATGCAGAAGCTCGACCCGTACCTGAACGTGGACCCGGGCACCATGAACCCGTTCCAGCACGGCGAGGTGTTCGTCACGGATGACGGTGCCGAGACCGACCTCGACATCGGGCATTACGAGCGCTTCCTCGACATCGATCTGAGCCAGGCTGCCAACGTCACGACGGGTCAGATCTATTCGCAGGTGATCGCCAAGGAGCGCCGCGGCGAGTACCTCGGCGACACGGTGCAGGTGATCCCGCACATCACCGACGAGATCAAGCGACGCATGCGGCTGCAGGCCGATGAGAGTCCCAAGCCCGACGTGATCATTACCGAGGTCGGCGGCACGGTGGGCGACATCGAGTCGCAGCCGTTCCTGGAGGCCGCCCGTCAGCTGCGGCACGAGCTCGGTCGCGACAGCGTATTCTTCGTGCACGTCTCGCTCGTACCGTTCATGGGGGCCTCCGGCGAGCAGAAGACCAAGCCGACGCAGCACTCGGTCGCCGCTCTCCGCCAGGTCGGCATCCAGCCCGACGCGCTCGTGCTGCGCAGCGATCGTCCGGTCAGCGAGAGCAACCGCAACAAGATCGCGCTTATGTGCGACGTCGACGTCGACGGAGTCATCAACACCGTCGACCTGCCGAGTATCTACGACATCCCCTCCACGCTGAACGACCAGGGCCTCGACGCCTACATCGTGCGCCGGCTCGGCCTCGACGGCAAGGCCGCCGGCGAGGTGGACTGGTCGCGCTGGCAGAAGGTGCTGCAGGCGGTGCACAACCCGCGTCACGAGGTGACGATCGGGCTCGTCGGCAAGTACATCGATCTGCCGGATGCGTACCTGTCGGTGACCGAGGCGCTGCGAGCCGGAGGCTTCGCGCACGAGGCCGCGGTGAAGATCCGCTGGATCCCGTCGGATTCGTGCGAGACGCCCGAGGGTGCGGAGAAGGCGCTGGCCGATCTCGACGGCATCTGCGTGCCCGGCGGCTTCGGCATCCGCGGCATCGAGGGCAAACTGGGCGCGCTGCGGTTTGCGCGCGAGCAGGGCATCCCCACGCTCGGCCTGTGCCTGGGACTGCAGTGCATGGTGATCGAGTACGCGCGCAATGTCGCCGGGATCGCCGGCGCCTCGTCCAGCGAGTTCGACCCCGACACCGCTGAGCCGGTGATCGCCACGATGGCCGAGCAGGTCGACATCCTCGAGGGTGGTGACCTGGGCGGCACGATGCGCCTGGGCCTGTACAAGGCTGCCCTCGGCGAAGGGACTCTCGCCCGCGAGGTGTACGGATCGGCCGAGGCCTCGGAGCGACACCGCCACCGCTACGAGGTCAACAACGCCTATCGCGACCGTCTCGCCGAGGCGGGGCTGGTGTTCTCGGGGCTGAACCCCGAGCTCGACCTCGTCGAGTACGTGGAGCTGCCGACCGACGTGCACCCGTACTACATCGCCACCCAGGCGCACCCCGAGCTGCGCTCGCGGCCGACCGACCCGCATCCGCTGTTCCGCGGTCTTGTGGGTGCGGCCATCGAGCGCCATCGTGCGAGCGAGCTGTTCGACGTCGACGATGAGGACTGA
- a CDS encoding PfkB family carbohydrate kinase, translating to MSSSAPRTVAVIGEALVDIVDGMAHPGGSPMNVAVGLARLGEPVTLHTLLGADAHGDLIRAHLDESAVTVGNLSDGDGATWAATAELAGDGSATYRFRMDGTIPVPALAGLRAVHTGSIGALRAAEAGSVLAAFSAADASTLRSLDPNIRADVMGEGARERAEQLAAQCHVVKLSDEDAAWLYPGESLEDVLARIAALGPRFVVATRGGEGCLALVDGVLSERPATPVVVADTIGAGDAFMSGLLFGLLRDDADRAIVEGAALSAERIARALATASASASVAVSRTGANPPRPAELADALARMDSGSDDAGLRRAAASPVRD from the coding sequence ATGTCGAGTTCCGCACCCCGCACCGTCGCCGTGATCGGCGAGGCGCTCGTCGACATCGTCGACGGCATGGCTCACCCGGGCGGCTCGCCCATGAACGTCGCCGTGGGACTCGCCCGGCTCGGCGAACCCGTCACGCTGCACACCCTCCTCGGTGCGGATGCGCACGGCGACCTGATCCGCGCGCACCTCGACGAGTCCGCCGTGACGGTGGGGAACCTCTCCGATGGCGACGGGGCGACATGGGCCGCGACCGCCGAGCTCGCCGGCGACGGCAGCGCGACCTATCGCTTCCGCATGGACGGCACCATCCCGGTGCCCGCGCTCGCGGGTCTGCGCGCCGTGCACACCGGATCGATCGGGGCCCTGCGCGCTGCCGAAGCCGGCTCCGTGCTGGCGGCGTTCAGCGCGGCCGATGCGTCGACTCTGCGCAGCCTCGATCCGAACATCCGCGCCGACGTCATGGGGGAGGGCGCCCGCGAACGCGCCGAGCAGCTCGCCGCCCAGTGCCACGTCGTCAAGCTCAGCGACGAGGACGCCGCCTGGCTGTACCCGGGAGAGAGCCTGGAAGACGTACTGGCACGGATCGCCGCGCTCGGACCGCGGTTCGTCGTCGCCACTCGCGGGGGCGAAGGGTGCCTTGCCCTGGTCGACGGCGTGCTCTCCGAGCGCCCCGCGACGCCCGTCGTCGTGGCCGACACGATCGGGGCCGGCGACGCCTTCATGTCGGGGCTGCTGTTCGGTCTGCTCCGCGACGACGCGGACCGGGCGATCGTCGAGGGTGCCGCGCTGTCCGCGGAGCGCATCGCGCGGGCGCTGGCGACGGCATCGGCCAGCGCATCCGTCGCCGTGTCGCGCACGGGCGCGAACCCGCCGCGCCCCGCCGAACTCGCAGACGCGCTCGCCCGCATGGACTCCGGTTCGGACGATGCGGGGTTGCGGCGCGCCGCGGCCTCACCGGTGCGGGACTGA
- the recN gene encoding DNA repair protein RecN: MIEEMRLRDLGVIAEAVLPMGPGFTAITGETGAGKTMVVTGLGLLLGARADSGAVRAGAAQASVAGVWVVPSRGAVADTVADAGGELEPLDDARGELYVSRTINAEGRSRASVGGRAAPAGVLAELAESLVVVHGQSDQLRLRSAAAQREALDRFGGQEVADAREAYTEAWELWRTRAAELDDLTGHREQRRTEADELRAALALIESTDPQPGEDAALAERADRLANAEELRQAAALARAALSSEDDEPDVTALAATASRALERANDPELSAMVEGIAELGYRAVDIAGRLSAYLADLDESGPQELAAVEERRAALAALVRAHGTLDEALEVWRTGSDRLAQLDDDDDRVARLTLERDDARAALDAAAAALTASRTAAAARLGAAVTDELHELAMPDARLEVVVGEAAESAHGRDEIAILLAPHPGAQPRPVSRSASGGELSRVMLAIEVVIAGTDPVPTFVFDEVDAGIGGAAAIEVGRRLAQLSRTSQVIAVTHLAQVAAFASNHLSVVKTSDGSVTASSVQALEGTAREAEMARLLSGMTDSDAALEHARELLALAG, translated from the coding sequence ATGATCGAGGAGATGCGCCTGAGGGATCTCGGTGTCATCGCCGAAGCCGTGCTGCCCATGGGGCCCGGGTTCACCGCGATCACCGGCGAGACCGGGGCGGGCAAGACGATGGTCGTCACGGGGCTCGGGCTGCTGCTCGGGGCGAGGGCCGACTCGGGCGCGGTGCGCGCCGGAGCGGCGCAGGCATCCGTGGCAGGAGTGTGGGTCGTGCCGTCCCGAGGCGCCGTCGCCGACACGGTGGCGGACGCGGGCGGCGAGCTCGAGCCGTTGGATGACGCGCGAGGTGAGCTGTACGTGTCGCGCACGATCAACGCCGAAGGGCGCAGCCGCGCGAGCGTGGGCGGACGCGCCGCCCCTGCAGGCGTGCTGGCCGAGCTCGCTGAGAGCCTCGTCGTCGTGCACGGGCAGTCCGATCAGCTGCGGCTGCGCTCGGCCGCCGCGCAGCGCGAGGCACTGGATCGCTTCGGCGGACAGGAGGTTGCCGACGCACGGGAGGCCTATACCGAGGCCTGGGAGCTCTGGCGCACGCGAGCCGCCGAGCTCGACGACCTCACCGGGCACCGCGAGCAGCGGCGCACCGAGGCGGATGAGCTTCGTGCGGCCCTCGCCCTGATCGAGAGCACGGATCCGCAGCCGGGGGAGGATGCCGCGCTCGCCGAACGTGCGGATCGCCTGGCCAATGCGGAGGAGTTGCGTCAGGCCGCGGCCCTCGCGCGCGCCGCGCTGTCGAGCGAGGACGACGAACCCGATGTCACCGCATTGGCGGCCACGGCCAGCCGTGCGCTGGAGCGGGCGAACGATCCGGAGCTGTCGGCGATGGTCGAGGGCATCGCCGAGCTGGGCTATCGCGCCGTCGACATCGCCGGCCGGCTCTCCGCTTACCTCGCCGACCTCGACGAGTCCGGGCCGCAGGAGCTCGCCGCCGTGGAGGAGCGGCGGGCCGCGCTGGCTGCGCTCGTGCGTGCGCACGGCACGCTCGATGAGGCGCTGGAGGTGTGGCGCACCGGATCCGACCGCCTCGCGCAGCTCGATGATGATGACGATCGCGTCGCCCGTCTCACGCTCGAACGCGACGACGCGCGCGCCGCGCTGGATGCCGCCGCCGCCGCGCTCACCGCTTCCCGCACAGCGGCCGCGGCCCGGCTGGGCGCGGCGGTCACCGACGAGCTGCACGAACTCGCGATGCCCGACGCGCGTTTGGAGGTCGTCGTCGGAGAGGCGGCCGAGAGCGCCCACGGGCGCGACGAGATCGCCATTCTGCTCGCCCCGCATCCCGGTGCGCAGCCGCGGCCGGTATCGCGGAGCGCATCGGGCGGTGAGCTCTCACGCGTGATGCTCGCGATCGAGGTCGTCATCGCGGGCACCGACCCGGTGCCGACGTTCGTCTTCGACGAGGTCGACGCGGGAATCGGCGGCGCCGCCGCGATCGAGGTCGGGCGGCGGCTCGCGCAGCTGTCGCGCACCTCGCAGGTGATCGCCGTCACGCACCTCGCCCAGGTCGCGGCCTTCGCGAGCAACCACCTCAGCGTGGTGAAGACCAGCGACGGCAGCGTCACCGCCTCCAGCGTGCAGGCGCTGGAGGGCACGGCGCGCGAGGCCGAGATGGCCCGGCTGCTGTCGGGCATGACCGACTCCGACGCCGCGCTCGAACATGCGCGCGAGCTGCTCGCTCTGGCAGGCTGA
- a CDS encoding NAD kinase codes for MNERNILVVAHAHRDDTVQAARRVIEALRAAGARAVLSADDRAELAAVDPAFANVDVLGATGADGALTAHDLELAIVLGGDGTILRAAELVRGTQAPVLGINMGHVGFLAEIERDDMDAAVARVIGRDYLVEERLALSVRVKDSAGAVVYETWALNEATVEKASRERMIEVVVEIDGRPLSSFGCDGMVVSTPTGSTAYNFSAGGPVIWPGVAAIAVVPLSAHALFARPLVVSPDAPVAIELLERTDGTGILWCDGRRSHELPPGARVIVRQSSQPVRLARLHPSAFTDRLVRKFGLPVEGWRGGGR; via the coding sequence ATGAACGAGCGCAACATCCTCGTGGTCGCGCACGCGCACCGCGACGACACCGTTCAGGCGGCGCGCCGCGTGATCGAGGCTCTGCGCGCAGCGGGCGCCCGCGCGGTGCTGTCGGCCGATGATCGGGCCGAGCTCGCGGCCGTGGATCCGGCCTTCGCCAATGTCGACGTGCTCGGGGCGACCGGCGCAGACGGCGCGCTGACCGCTCACGATCTGGAGCTCGCGATCGTTCTGGGCGGCGACGGCACGATCCTGCGCGCCGCCGAGCTCGTGCGCGGAACGCAGGCGCCCGTGCTCGGCATCAACATGGGCCACGTCGGATTCCTCGCCGAGATCGAGCGCGACGACATGGATGCGGCGGTCGCCCGCGTGATCGGCCGCGACTATCTCGTGGAGGAGCGTCTGGCGCTGTCCGTGCGGGTCAAGGATTCCGCCGGCGCGGTCGTCTACGAGACGTGGGCGCTCAACGAGGCGACCGTGGAGAAGGCCAGCCGCGAGCGGATGATCGAGGTCGTCGTCGAGATCGATGGACGCCCGCTGTCGAGCTTCGGCTGCGACGGCATGGTGGTATCGACCCCCACGGGATCGACCGCGTACAACTTCTCGGCCGGCGGTCCGGTGATCTGGCCCGGCGTCGCCGCGATTGCGGTCGTGCCGCTGTCTGCGCATGCACTGTTCGCCCGCCCGCTCGTCGTCTCGCCCGATGCCCCCGTGGCCATCGAGCTTCTCGAGCGCACCGACGGCACCGGCATCCTGTGGTGCGACGGCCGGCGTTCGCACGAGCTTCCCCCCGGCGCCCGCGTGATCGTGCGGCAGTCGTCGCAGCCCGTGCGCCTGGCTCGGCTGCACCCCAGCGCGTTCACGGACCGGCTCGTGCGCAAGTTCGGCCTGCCCGTCGAAGGATGGCGCGGGGGCGGCCGATGA
- a CDS encoding TlyA family rRNA (cytidine-2'-O)-methyltransferase — protein MTPRLDAALAARGLARSRTHAAVLIAQGVVTVNGAPVIKPSRAVGDGDELAVAASDHYVSRGAHKLLAALDGFGIDPTGRLALDMGASTGGFTQVLRERGARRVLAVDVGHDQLDPSIRADDGVIAVEGFNVRHMTAAALAEATGEQGAPELVVGDLSFISLALVLPAVAQVAAADSDIVLLVKPQFEVGRTAVRGGLVTDPATRADAVAQVLWSARDAGLGTRGLLPSPILGTHGNAEFLAHLAPGRGTDPTEWMSTVDRIAGGR, from the coding sequence GTGACCCCGCGCCTGGATGCGGCCCTCGCGGCGCGCGGTCTGGCCCGTTCGCGCACGCACGCCGCGGTCCTCATCGCGCAGGGCGTGGTCACCGTCAACGGCGCTCCCGTGATCAAGCCCTCGCGCGCCGTCGGCGACGGAGACGAGCTCGCCGTCGCCGCATCCGATCATTACGTGAGCCGCGGGGCGCACAAGCTCCTGGCAGCGCTCGACGGCTTCGGCATCGATCCCACCGGCCGCCTCGCCCTGGACATGGGCGCATCGACCGGCGGATTCACCCAGGTGCTGCGTGAACGCGGTGCACGCCGCGTGCTGGCCGTCGATGTCGGTCACGATCAGCTCGATCCCTCGATCCGCGCCGACGACGGCGTGATCGCGGTGGAGGGCTTCAACGTGCGGCACATGACCGCCGCGGCGCTGGCGGAGGCCACCGGCGAGCAGGGGGCGCCGGAGCTCGTGGTGGGAGATCTGTCGTTCATCTCGCTCGCCCTCGTGCTGCCCGCCGTCGCACAGGTCGCTGCAGCGGACTCGGACATCGTGCTGCTCGTCAAGCCGCAGTTCGAAGTGGGGCGTACGGCCGTGCGCGGCGGTCTCGTGACGGATCCCGCGACCAGGGCCGATGCCGTGGCACAGGTCCTGTGGAGCGCGCGGGATGCGGGCCTCGGCACGCGGGGGCTGCTGCCGTCGCCGATCCTCGGCACGCACGGCAATGCCGAGTTTCTCGCACACCTCGCGCCCGGGCGCGGCACCGATCCGACAGAATGGATGAGCACGGTCGATCGGATCGCAGGAGGACGATGA
- a CDS encoding HAD-IIA family hydrolase, which translates to MNLFSRKTPAPLADVDVVLADLDGVVYAGAGAIPHAIDSLVEVQRTRRLAYITNNASRTDAAVAAHLSELGLVAAPDDVVTSPQAAMRLLAGRLPAGARILVVGGEGLVVEVEKAGFVVTRSAEDAPQAVVQGFSPEVGWKDLAEAAFALKVPEDEGGIPWIATNNDWTIPQERGLAPGNGTLVSAVHTAVGRLATVAGKPETPIFEEAVARYGATRPLFIGDRLDTDILGACRAGIASALVVTGVDRPKHILAAPEGSRPTYILGDLRELHEPYPQAQVSGDAVTVRDATVRIDGPDVVIVRAGSRPIDLLRAGAAAIWGTGRQIYGFRVPEALYADPFFRP; encoded by the coding sequence GTGAATCTGTTCTCGCGGAAGACGCCCGCTCCGCTTGCCGACGTCGACGTCGTGCTCGCGGATCTCGACGGCGTCGTCTACGCGGGCGCGGGGGCGATCCCGCACGCGATCGACAGTCTCGTCGAGGTGCAGCGCACGCGTCGACTCGCCTACATCACGAACAACGCCTCGCGGACGGATGCGGCGGTCGCCGCGCACCTGAGCGAGCTGGGTCTCGTCGCCGCGCCCGACGATGTCGTCACCAGCCCGCAGGCCGCGATGCGCCTGCTCGCCGGACGTCTGCCGGCGGGCGCGCGCATCCTCGTCGTGGGCGGGGAGGGCCTGGTCGTCGAGGTCGAGAAGGCAGGCTTCGTCGTGACCCGCAGCGCAGAGGATGCCCCACAGGCCGTCGTGCAGGGGTTCTCCCCGGAGGTGGGCTGGAAGGACCTCGCCGAAGCGGCGTTCGCGCTGAAGGTGCCCGAGGACGAGGGCGGCATCCCGTGGATCGCCACGAACAATGACTGGACGATCCCGCAGGAACGCGGCCTCGCCCCCGGAAACGGCACCCTCGTCTCGGCGGTGCACACCGCCGTCGGGCGCCTGGCGACGGTGGCGGGAAAGCCGGAGACGCCGATCTTCGAGGAGGCAGTGGCGCGCTACGGCGCGACGCGCCCGCTGTTCATCGGCGACCGGCTCGACACCGACATCCTCGGGGCGTGCCGCGCCGGCATCGCCTCGGCGCTCGTCGTCACGGGAGTCGACCGGCCCAAGCACATCCTCGCCGCGCCTGAGGGGTCGCGCCCGACCTATATCCTCGGCGATCTGCGCGAGCTGCACGAGCCGTACCCGCAGGCGCAGGTGTCGGGCGATGCCGTGACGGTGCGTGATGCGACCGTGCGCATCGACGGCCCCGACGTCGTGATCGTGCGGGCAGGTTCGCGTCCGATCGACCTGCTGCGCGCGGGGGCGGCGGCGATCTGGGGTACCGGCCGACAGATCTACGGCTTCCGCGTGCCGGAAGCGCTGTACGCCGACCCCTTCTTCCGGCCATGA